One segment of Trichlorobacter ammonificans DNA contains the following:
- a CDS encoding aldo/keto reductase, with translation MKTLEAMPLVDGYQPVTRLGLGCWAIGGHGWGVVRDEDSIRALNCALEKGITFFDTADAYGLGKSEALLASVLGRKRHEVVIATKGGVKWDDSGRVWTDISPVSLQQSLENSLRRLQLDVIPLYYIHKPDNVTSIQDSVAALERFREAGKIVSIGVANFSPEQLLEALDVAPIKVIQLRFNLFERHLLERYEKICSKHKVKLVAWGVLADGLLTGKFDKNTVFGPDDHRSRMPDFIGSRFKENLECVSSLAQFAIERGITLNQLALRWVLDVAEFTLPLFGAKTDSQIEENVRASGWQLSADDISIINAIVDTARRTYGLFA, from the coding sequence ATGAAGACGCTGGAAGCGATGCCATTAGTTGATGGCTACCAACCAGTTACACGTCTTGGTCTGGGATGTTGGGCAATCGGTGGGCATGGATGGGGAGTGGTACGTGATGAAGACTCTATTCGCGCGCTGAACTGCGCCTTGGAAAAAGGAATTACATTCTTTGATACTGCGGATGCATATGGTTTAGGGAAGTCGGAAGCGTTGCTTGCAAGTGTTCTAGGAAGAAAACGCCACGAAGTGGTTATCGCAACTAAAGGGGGCGTCAAGTGGGATGATTCCGGCAGAGTGTGGACTGATATATCTCCAGTCTCGCTCCAGCAATCTCTGGAAAACAGTTTGAGAAGGCTTCAACTTGATGTTATTCCTCTGTATTACATTCATAAGCCAGACAACGTAACGAGCATTCAGGATAGCGTGGCGGCTCTTGAGCGCTTTCGTGAAGCAGGAAAGATTGTATCCATTGGCGTTGCAAACTTCTCGCCTGAACAACTGCTTGAGGCTTTAGATGTCGCGCCGATAAAGGTAATACAGCTGCGATTTAATCTTTTTGAAAGGCACCTCCTTGAGCGTTATGAGAAAATATGTTCTAAGCATAAAGTGAAGCTGGTTGCCTGGGGAGTTCTCGCAGATGGGTTGTTAACAGGCAAGTTCGACAAGAATACGGTTTTTGGTCCTGATGATCATCGCAGCAGGATGCCGGACTTCATAGGCAGCCGTTTTAAAGAAAATCTTGAATGTGTTTCGAGCCTTGCTCAATTCGCTATTGAGCGTGGCATAACTCTCAACCAGCTTGCACTACGATGGGTGCTTGACGTAGCTGAATTTACCCTGCCATTATTTGGAGCGAAAACAGACTCGCAGATAGAGGAGAACGTACGTGCTTCTGGGTGGCAGCTTAGTGCGGATGACATTAGTATAATTAATGCAATTGTTGATACAGCTAGGAGGACTTATGGGTTATTCGCTTGA
- a CDS encoding NAD-dependent epimerase/dehydratase family protein → MQKVIITGAAGFCARHLVSRLRRTESVFIYGTDIGKAKPDNMSLDSYCQVDITDPEQVKELIRQFRPDWIFHLAGLVGNANDADIYRVNVSGTINLLDAYCRFAPEASLLLVGSAAEYGSVTSDLLPVTEELVCKPVGAYGISKYAVTMAGLDLASRHNKKIVIARPFNIIGPGISSNLVLGAILNRIKLALTSQVAPVVKIGNVASARDFIAVEDVVDAYVRMIKGNFWGKIFNICSGQPYTIQSLIDKLVNISTRQIAFEIDPGLYRSTDPPIFYGSCEKARLAFNFNPNVSIESALASAWNYVIKEVENCEL, encoded by the coding sequence ATGCAAAAGGTAATAATAACCGGTGCCGCTGGTTTTTGCGCCCGCCATTTAGTATCAAGGCTGCGCAGGACAGAATCAGTTTTTATCTATGGCACAGATATTGGCAAGGCAAAGCCTGACAATATGTCACTCGACAGTTATTGTCAGGTGGATATAACTGACCCCGAACAAGTTAAAGAATTGATTCGACAATTTCGTCCTGACTGGATTTTTCACTTAGCAGGATTGGTTGGGAATGCCAATGACGCTGATATTTATCGTGTAAATGTTTCAGGAACGATCAATCTATTAGATGCGTATTGTCGTTTCGCTCCTGAGGCTAGCCTGCTGTTAGTTGGCTCTGCAGCTGAATATGGATCTGTAACTTCAGATTTACTGCCTGTAACTGAAGAACTTGTCTGCAAACCGGTGGGCGCATATGGGATCAGTAAATACGCTGTAACAATGGCGGGGCTCGACCTTGCGAGCCGACACAACAAAAAGATAGTAATTGCTAGACCATTTAATATTATAGGCCCAGGAATTTCATCAAATTTAGTACTCGGTGCGATTTTAAATAGAATCAAACTGGCGCTTACAAGCCAAGTTGCTCCTGTTGTTAAAATTGGAAATGTTGCGAGTGCTCGTGATTTCATCGCGGTGGAAGATGTTGTAGATGCTTATGTCCGAATGATCAAAGGAAATTTCTGGGGAAAAATATTTAATATTTGTTCTGGACAGCCTTACACAATTCAGTCCTTAATTGACAAGCTTGTGAACATTTCAACACGGCAGATAGCTTTCGAAATAGATCCTGGACTTTACAGATCAACAGATCCTCCCATATTTTACGGAAGTTGTGAAAAAGCGCGTCTGGCTTTTAACTTTAACCCCAATGTAAGTATAGAGTCTGCTCTTGCTTCTGCTTGGAACTATGTTATTAAAGAGGTTGAAAATTGCGAATTGTAG
- a CDS encoding polysaccharide biosynthesis protein, giving the protein MQVDCLKESLSIDRLSSLVTGREKAQFSSDFEAHRDVIATNITGKRILVIGGAGSIGSATIRELLPFSPATLHVVDQNENNLAELVRDLRSGEKLMSIPDFRTLPLDFGSPIMEAFLRNTEQYDVIMNFAAIKHVRSEKDVFSLLQMLDTNVVKQARFLRWLFETHSGARYFCVSTDKAANPVNLMGASKRSLEHVLFSGEVSPSSSLTVTSARFANVAFSDGSLLDSFIKRLQKHQPLAVPKNTKRYFISLKEAGQICLLASVRAPAKSILIPRFDPSTDLLDLELVAKAVLRQYGVEPQVCLDEEEARLNLSALLNKGQYPLLVTPLDTSGEKPYEEFVGDGETSVEVGMTNLLAVDYLAAPKGACTIFLNRVEAMLMKPDSAVGKQDIVRWLSELIPQLQHIETGKNLDQRM; this is encoded by the coding sequence ATGCAAGTAGACTGTCTTAAAGAAAGCCTTTCAATCGACCGATTATCGTCGTTAGTCACTGGAAGGGAGAAGGCGCAGTTTTCGAGCGATTTTGAAGCTCATAGAGATGTAATTGCTACAAATATAACAGGTAAACGTATTCTTGTAATCGGTGGAGCGGGAAGTATCGGTTCGGCAACTATTCGAGAGCTACTTCCTTTTTCTCCCGCTACACTACATGTAGTAGACCAGAACGAGAACAATCTTGCTGAGTTGGTTCGTGACTTGCGAAGTGGTGAGAAGTTGATGAGCATCCCCGATTTTCGTACCCTCCCGCTCGATTTTGGGTCTCCTATTATGGAAGCTTTTCTAAGAAACACAGAACAATATGATGTTATTATGAACTTTGCCGCCATTAAACACGTTAGGTCCGAAAAGGACGTCTTTTCGCTTTTGCAGATGTTGGACACAAATGTCGTCAAACAGGCCCGCTTTTTACGTTGGCTTTTCGAGACACATTCAGGCGCACGTTACTTCTGCGTTTCCACTGATAAGGCTGCTAATCCTGTGAACTTGATGGGAGCCAGCAAGCGGAGCTTGGAACATGTGCTCTTTTCCGGCGAGGTGTCACCCAGCTCATCACTCACCGTAACCTCGGCTCGCTTTGCCAATGTAGCCTTCTCGGACGGCAGCCTCCTTGACAGTTTTATCAAGCGTCTACAAAAGCATCAGCCACTTGCAGTTCCTAAGAACACAAAGCGTTACTTCATATCACTTAAGGAGGCTGGTCAAATTTGTCTTTTGGCCTCAGTGCGAGCTCCCGCTAAATCTATTCTTATCCCACGTTTTGACCCTAGTACTGATTTGTTGGATTTGGAACTTGTTGCTAAAGCAGTACTCAGGCAGTATGGTGTGGAGCCGCAGGTGTGCTTAGATGAAGAGGAAGCGCGGTTAAACCTTTCTGCTCTCTTGAATAAGGGGCAATACCCACTACTGGTGACCCCGTTGGATACTTCAGGTGAAAAACCGTACGAAGAATTTGTCGGTGACGGTGAAACTTCAGTGGAAGTGGGGATGACCAACTTGCTTGCAGTAGATTATCTTGCGGCCCCCAAAGGTGCCTGTACCATTTTTCTAAATAGGGTGGAAGCAATGCTTATGAAGCCTGACTCTGCTGTCGGAAAGCAGGACATTGTTAGGTGGTTGTCAGAGCTTATTCCGCAGTTGCAACATATTGAAACTGGTAAGAACCTTGATCAACGGATGTAA
- a CDS encoding sugar transferase: MSAPRQGIASEAVFVEHPLGALLFKRVIDVVVSAAVLTTIWPVLLGAAIAIKLSSPGPILYRGVRSGLHGKEFRILKFRTMVINAEQLGGPTTGTNDPRVTPVGALLRKTKLDELPQFFNVLLGDMSLVGPRPEVLEYTRLYAGEERLILSMRPGITDYASIEFADLDDRVGTVDPDRYFREHILPRKNALRVRYVKEWSLRSDFMLLWSTFLRVVKRVFVR, encoded by the coding sequence ATGAGTGCACCAAGACAGGGCATAGCAAGTGAAGCTGTTTTTGTGGAGCATCCTTTAGGGGCTTTGCTATTTAAGCGCGTCATTGACGTGGTGGTATCAGCAGCTGTCTTGACGACAATATGGCCGGTGTTACTTGGAGCTGCGATTGCAATCAAGCTATCAAGTCCTGGCCCTATCCTGTACCGTGGAGTTAGATCCGGTCTCCATGGTAAGGAGTTCAGGATACTCAAATTCCGCACCATGGTAATCAATGCCGAGCAGCTGGGTGGGCCGACCACAGGTACAAACGACCCACGCGTTACACCTGTTGGCGCTTTGCTTCGAAAGACCAAGCTTGATGAACTCCCCCAGTTTTTTAACGTGTTGCTGGGCGATATGAGCTTGGTCGGTCCGCGGCCTGAGGTGCTCGAATATACGCGTTTATACGCAGGTGAGGAACGTCTTATTCTTAGTATGCGCCCAGGAATTACTGACTACGCCTCGATTGAGTTTGCTGATCTGGATGATCGGGTTGGCACTGTGGACCCGGACAGGTACTTCCGTGAGCATATTTTACCCCGCAAGAATGCCTTAAGGGTCAGATACGTGAAGGAGTGGTCCCTGAGATCAGACTTCATGCTCCTGTGGTCAACATTTTTACGGGTAGTGAAGAGGGTTTTTGTCCGATGA
- a CDS encoding class I SAM-dependent methyltransferase, translated as MQLEERKLKEIEHSDRRRSIVKGYEYQTDTAVDQLEETFVEGSEEYDQHFSNMKFYSITKSSFAYRDALLYENIQGAVALDYCCGNGEVALEMARRGARKVVGIDISEVAIKNAQELAKLQGVDDICEFKVMDAERTEFADGTFDIIHEYGALHHLDLSAAFAELARILRPEGKLVCTEALRHNPLIHWYRKRTPHLRTQWEVEHILGIPEIYSGKKFFSSLNVRTFHLAALAAVPLRKTFFFSVLLGMLNLVDRMLLSMPFIRDMAWVAVVEYRRPVTR; from the coding sequence ATGCAGTTAGAGGAAAGAAAGCTGAAGGAAATAGAGCATTCTGATCGGCGTCGATCGATAGTCAAGGGGTACGAGTATCAAACCGATACAGCTGTAGATCAGCTTGAGGAGACATTTGTTGAGGGTAGCGAAGAGTATGACCAGCACTTTAGTAACATGAAATTTTATAGTATCACCAAGTCGAGTTTTGCTTATCGAGATGCGTTGCTTTATGAAAACATTCAAGGAGCTGTCGCCTTGGACTACTGTTGTGGCAACGGTGAGGTGGCTCTGGAAATGGCTAGGCGCGGTGCAAGGAAAGTGGTTGGTATTGACATAAGTGAAGTTGCTATTAAAAACGCTCAGGAGCTGGCGAAGCTCCAAGGGGTTGATGATATCTGTGAGTTTAAGGTAATGGATGCTGAACGTACTGAATTTGCTGATGGTACTTTTGACATCATTCACGAGTATGGGGCATTACATCATCTTGATTTGTCGGCGGCCTTTGCGGAGCTGGCCCGGATACTTAGGCCCGAAGGAAAGCTGGTCTGTACCGAGGCGTTACGCCATAATCCGCTGATACATTGGTACCGGAAGCGAACTCCACACTTAAGGACCCAATGGGAGGTCGAGCATATTCTTGGGATTCCTGAAATATATAGTGGTAAAAAGTTTTTCTCATCTTTAAACGTCCGTACCTTTCATCTAGCAGCACTTGCAGCTGTGCCACTCCGCAAGACCTTCTTTTTCAGCGTTCTGCTGGGTATGCTTAATCTTGTGGATCGCATGTTATTGTCAATGCCATTCATTCGTGACATGGCATGGGTTGCAGTGGTCGAGTATCGACGGCCTGTCACACGATGA
- a CDS encoding glycosyltransferase family 4 protein, giving the protein MNIWYLSAHDQPKGQSARTYEFSLELLKRGHQVTMFTNSFCHWTHKELLGPGEKWRIEYFDGIRVVWLRTIHYDGNGVKRGANMLSNVWRSLQVAKILPDQPDVVVGPSVPLGTGWAALHIAHQKKAAFVFEVRDVWPIALVDDGGLSNKHPVYFAFRLLEKLLYRKANRISATMPFVFDHVAESGGDPDKVEWIPNGVSFERFSSYADYDGGKRRPLVAMYIGGFGNAHDVITIVKAAKILQERGVDDIYFVIIGSGPKKHECLRLAEESRLANVEFRAPIPKADIPKVQMESDILIAAVLDSPIYRFGLNLNKMFDYFASGRPVVFSGKAPNDPVAEAGAGYSIPPEQPEVMADVLMRLAALSPEERSLMGQRGSNYIKEFDMRVLSGRMESLLWQAVQDKEKSKCS; this is encoded by the coding sequence ATGAATATTTGGTATTTATCTGCGCATGATCAGCCGAAAGGGCAGTCCGCGCGTACCTACGAATTTTCTCTTGAACTGCTCAAACGCGGTCATCAAGTGACCATGTTCACTAACAGCTTCTGTCATTGGACCCACAAGGAGTTGCTTGGGCCTGGTGAAAAATGGCGTATCGAGTATTTTGACGGTATCCGAGTGGTATGGTTACGCACTATACACTACGATGGCAACGGGGTAAAGCGCGGTGCGAACATGTTATCTAATGTCTGGAGATCACTACAGGTGGCAAAGATTCTGCCCGACCAGCCGGACGTGGTAGTGGGGCCTAGCGTCCCCCTCGGTACAGGTTGGGCCGCTTTGCACATTGCCCATCAGAAGAAGGCTGCCTTTGTTTTCGAGGTGCGGGACGTCTGGCCTATTGCACTCGTCGATGACGGTGGGTTATCAAACAAGCATCCCGTGTATTTTGCTTTCCGTTTGCTCGAAAAATTGCTTTACCGGAAGGCCAACCGGATTTCAGCTACAATGCCGTTTGTCTTCGATCACGTTGCTGAAAGTGGCGGCGATCCGGACAAGGTTGAGTGGATTCCAAACGGGGTAAGCTTTGAGCGTTTTTCCAGCTATGCTGACTACGACGGAGGCAAAAGACGTCCGTTGGTGGCAATGTACATCGGCGGCTTTGGCAACGCACATGATGTAATCACCATCGTGAAGGCCGCAAAGATTCTACAGGAGCGGGGAGTCGACGATATATACTTTGTCATCATTGGTAGTGGGCCGAAGAAGCATGAATGTCTGAGGTTGGCCGAGGAATCGAGGCTTGCAAATGTCGAGTTTCGCGCACCGATCCCCAAAGCAGATATACCGAAGGTACAGATGGAGTCTGACATTTTGATCGCTGCGGTTCTCGATTCCCCGATCTATCGCTTCGGCCTTAATCTTAATAAGATGTTTGACTACTTTGCCTCTGGACGTCCGGTTGTCTTTTCTGGAAAGGCTCCTAACGATCCTGTTGCCGAAGCAGGTGCCGGCTACAGCATACCGCCGGAACAGCCTGAGGTGATGGCAGATGTCCTCATGAGGCTTGCGGCACTCTCACCGGAGGAGCGCTCTTTGATGGGACAACGTGGGAGTAATTACATCAAGGAGTTTGATATGCGTGTGCTTTCGGGACGTATGGAGTCGTTGTTATGGCAAGCCGTCCAGGATAAGGAGAAATCTAAATGCAGTTAG
- a CDS encoding glycosyltransferase family 4 protein: MAISSPWSRAAVLQLIALGQTVHVVDFLPKESAEGEYLSVSDEFQKESIRTFRQQISGLHLINVVGSSSIKYIAAVPAFRSILRSVTPDIVLTLYGGGFAALAYLSLFRPYCVFVVGSDVLLASGLRKRLARLSLNSASCVFANGRYLAEKAQKLSDKVKVKPLLLGLDILKWNQSPQTLGTIRVVCSRGFLPVYNNEYIVHALALMPKELPDFEVVFVSNGPQLGQVIALADSMLPERIREKIHFLGGVDDDTLVNILENSHVYVSVSRSDGTSISLLEALSCGLYPVLSDIPQNREWINADLKNGSLVSLDKPEMLAEALSVAIRDANTRKRAAMINRQSIEKLADSRKNIALLLAEMENIHASRLS, translated from the coding sequence ATGGCAATTTCCAGCCCTTGGTCTAGGGCAGCTGTGCTGCAATTGATTGCACTTGGCCAGACTGTTCACGTGGTCGATTTTTTACCTAAAGAGTCGGCTGAAGGCGAATATCTCAGTGTTAGCGACGAATTTCAAAAAGAGTCGATTCGAACATTTAGACAACAGATATCGGGGCTGCACCTGATTAACGTTGTTGGGAGTTCGAGCATCAAGTACATAGCTGCCGTGCCTGCTTTCAGGAGTATTTTACGCTCAGTGACCCCAGACATAGTATTAACGTTGTATGGCGGGGGGTTTGCGGCCCTGGCATACCTTTCTCTTTTCCGTCCGTATTGCGTCTTCGTTGTCGGTAGCGATGTACTTCTAGCGTCTGGGTTGAGGAAGAGGTTAGCAAGGCTTTCCCTAAACAGTGCGAGTTGTGTCTTTGCGAATGGTCGATACCTTGCTGAAAAAGCGCAGAAGCTGTCAGATAAGGTAAAAGTAAAGCCACTTCTCTTGGGTTTGGATATCCTCAAGTGGAATCAGAGCCCACAGACACTAGGGACTATTCGCGTGGTTTGCTCACGTGGATTCTTGCCAGTTTACAACAATGAGTATATCGTTCATGCTTTGGCCTTAATGCCCAAGGAGCTTCCAGACTTTGAGGTTGTATTTGTGTCGAATGGGCCACAGCTTGGCCAGGTAATTGCCTTGGCAGACAGCATGTTGCCTGAGAGAATTCGAGAAAAGATTCATTTTTTGGGCGGCGTTGATGATGATACTTTGGTAAACATTCTCGAAAATTCGCATGTCTATGTGTCAGTATCTCGATCAGATGGAACTTCGATCTCTTTGCTTGAAGCACTTAGCTGCGGACTTTATCCAGTTTTATCGGATATTCCACAGAACCGTGAGTGGATCAACGCTGATCTGAAAAATGGTTCTTTGGTGTCACTCGATAAGCCAGAGATGCTTGCAGAAGCTCTAAGTGTGGCGATTAGGGACGCTAACACTCGAAAACGTGCTGCGATGATTAACCGCCAATCGATAGAAAAATTAGCTGACAGCCGTAAAAATATAGCTTTGTTGTTGGCTGAAATGGAGAATATACATGCAAGTAGACTGTCTTAA
- a CDS encoding nucleotidyltransferase family protein translates to MMAIILAGGLGTRLKPFTVTIPKPLLPLGNVPILEVVVQQLSAAGVKRIVLTLGHMAPFFTAFLDSWAPENVKIEYCIEKSPLGTAGSLALIQDLEDDFIVMNGDILTTLDFGDLFSVHMEKNAWGTIALSRRDVNIDYGVVESTEDNLLKSYIEKPSMPYYVSMGINVLTRRCLEYIPAGQKFDMPQLMSAMKDAGRSVVCYKTDCYWQDIGRFDDYQQASEDFDKAPERFMPQSKGA, encoded by the coding sequence ATGATGGCAATAATTCTAGCGGGTGGCTTAGGAACAAGGCTTAAGCCGTTCACGGTAACTATTCCTAAGCCGCTACTGCCATTGGGTAATGTGCCTATTTTAGAAGTAGTTGTGCAGCAGTTGTCTGCTGCTGGTGTGAAGCGTATTGTCCTTACTTTAGGGCACATGGCGCCGTTTTTTACCGCTTTCTTAGATTCTTGGGCACCTGAGAACGTTAAAATAGAGTACTGCATAGAAAAGTCACCGCTTGGAACAGCTGGATCATTGGCTTTGATACAAGATTTGGAAGATGATTTTATTGTAATGAACGGTGATATTCTAACCACACTTGATTTTGGGGATCTTTTTTCAGTACATATGGAAAAAAATGCTTGGGGAACTATTGCTCTTAGTCGTCGAGACGTAAATATCGATTATGGTGTAGTGGAATCAACAGAAGATAATTTGTTGAAGAGCTATATAGAGAAGCCTTCAATGCCTTATTACGTAAGCATGGGTATAAATGTCCTCACACGCCGTTGTCTGGAATATATACCTGCTGGTCAAAAATTTGATATGCCACAACTCATGTCTGCAATGAAGGATGCCGGTAGATCTGTTGTCTGCTATAAAACTGATTGTTACTGGCAAGATATTGGTCGTTTCGATGATTACCAGCAGGCAAGTGAGGATTTTGATAAAGCGCCAGAGCGGTTCATGCCGCAGAGTAAAGGCGCATAA
- a CDS encoding alpha-ketoacid dehydrogenase subunit beta, which produces MSMPTRLLSYSLAINEAFHQTMELDSSVMLIGQGVKSPWYVGNTAQGLIARFGEARVIDTPVSENAMTGAAVGAALAGMRPVVVHPRMDFMLYAFDPIINEAANWYYMNGGKLPVPVVIWGVVNRGGEQGAQHSQTLHAMFAHVPGLKVVMPATAYDAKGLMVAAIQDNNPVVFIDDRWLYGTQEHVPEELYSVPIGQGVVRRKGKDVTIVSISYMVKEALEAASILASEGIDVEVVDPRTIKPLDSELILNSVKKTGRAVIADGGWKAFGAAAEIAALIAENLVSSLKSNIVRVTLPDVPAPASRTLEQAYYPKASEIVEAVKLALK; this is translated from the coding sequence ATGTCTATGCCGACTAGATTGCTTTCCTACAGCCTGGCTATCAACGAGGCATTCCACCAGACCATGGAGCTCGATAGTTCCGTAATGCTGATCGGCCAGGGGGTGAAAAGTCCTTGGTACGTAGGTAACACAGCGCAAGGCCTTATAGCCCGTTTTGGCGAGGCGCGAGTAATTGATACACCCGTTTCGGAAAATGCGATGACCGGTGCCGCCGTCGGCGCGGCACTTGCTGGGATGCGACCGGTGGTGGTGCATCCGCGCATGGACTTCATGTTGTATGCCTTTGACCCTATTATTAATGAAGCGGCCAACTGGTATTACATGAATGGCGGAAAGCTCCCGGTTCCGGTGGTGATCTGGGGGGTCGTGAATCGTGGTGGCGAGCAGGGGGCCCAGCATTCCCAGACGCTGCATGCCATGTTCGCCCATGTGCCGGGATTGAAGGTGGTAATGCCGGCCACAGCATACGATGCCAAGGGGCTTATGGTTGCAGCGATACAGGACAATAATCCTGTGGTCTTTATTGACGATCGTTGGCTGTATGGCACACAGGAACATGTACCGGAGGAGTTGTATTCAGTCCCAATTGGCCAGGGGGTTGTCCGCCGTAAAGGCAAAGATGTTACCATTGTTTCAATTTCATATATGGTTAAAGAGGCTCTGGAGGCGGCTTCTATTCTTGCCAGTGAGGGGATTGACGTAGAAGTGGTTGATCCGCGGACCATTAAGCCGCTTGATTCAGAGCTCATTCTGAATTCCGTTAAAAAGACCGGCAGGGCTGTTATTGCGGATGGGGGGTGGAAAGCGTTTGGGGCTGCTGCAGAGATAGCTGCGCTGATTGCTGAAAACTTGGTGTCTTCTCTCAAGTCCAACATTGTTCGGGTTACCTTGCCGGACGTTCCGGCCCCGGCAAGCAGAACTCTCGAGCAGGCGTATTATCCGAAAGCCTCGGAGATTGTTGAGGCAGTGAAGCTGGCTTTGAAGTAG
- a CDS encoding thiamine pyrophosphate-dependent dehydrogenase E1 component subunit alpha has protein sequence MGYSLEMLKEFYRTMLRIRLAEEGFVAPILDGTIKCPVHLCSGEEAIATGVCSALQKEDYVFGNHRSHGHYLAKGGDLKAMVAEVYCRETGCSRGRGGSMHLIDPDVGMLGSAPIVAGTISLALGAALAASIRDDGRVAVSFFGDGATGEGVLCESLNFAALKKLPIIFVCENNLYSTHLPIDEIRVNRQIYQLGKPFGEKCYRVDGNDVIKVYEKAQHAVELCRNGEGPVLLECMTYRQRGHVGPDDNVQGTHTDIRPPAELARWMKKDPIKKLEKYLRNEMSTSVQELEKLKKSVEREVAEAFDAARASAFPDPMEVARYVYAD, from the coding sequence ATGGGTTATTCGCTTGAAATGTTGAAGGAGTTTTACAGGACGATGCTCCGTATCCGTCTTGCCGAAGAAGGGTTTGTCGCACCCATTCTTGATGGTACCATCAAGTGTCCGGTACATCTCTGTTCCGGCGAAGAAGCAATTGCCACAGGAGTCTGTTCGGCATTGCAAAAAGAGGATTATGTCTTTGGTAACCACCGCTCCCATGGGCATTATCTTGCTAAGGGAGGCGACCTGAAAGCAATGGTTGCCGAGGTATATTGTCGTGAAACCGGCTGTTCTCGCGGGCGCGGAGGGTCAATGCACCTGATTGACCCTGATGTCGGAATGCTTGGTTCTGCTCCAATCGTTGCCGGGACAATATCCCTTGCCTTGGGCGCCGCCTTGGCCGCTTCGATCCGTGACGATGGACGGGTAGCGGTGAGTTTTTTCGGTGACGGTGCAACCGGCGAGGGAGTTTTGTGTGAGTCCCTTAATTTTGCGGCTTTGAAAAAGCTCCCGATCATCTTTGTCTGTGAAAATAATCTCTATTCGACGCATTTACCGATTGATGAAATTCGGGTAAATCGTCAAATTTACCAGCTGGGAAAGCCGTTTGGTGAAAAGTGTTACCGTGTGGATGGCAATGACGTGATCAAGGTGTACGAAAAGGCGCAGCATGCCGTGGAGCTGTGTCGGAACGGCGAAGGCCCTGTGCTGCTCGAATGCATGACCTATCGTCAGCGCGGCCATGTGGGGCCGGATGACAATGTGCAGGGTACTCACACTGACATTCGTCCGCCAGCGGAACTGGCGCGCTGGATGAAAAAAGATCCGATTAAGAAGCTTGAAAAATATTTACGGAATGAAATGTCGACTTCGGTACAAGAGCTTGAGAAGCTCAAAAAGAGCGTTGAGCGTGAGGTCGCGGAAGCTTTTGATGCTGCGCGTGCCAGTGCGTTTCCTGATCCGATGGAGGTTGCTCGCTATGTCTATGCCGACTAG